A stretch of Myroides oncorhynchi DNA encodes these proteins:
- a CDS encoding TonB-dependent receptor domain-containing protein, translating to MSTLNKVTLLMALTMTSIGWSQVKKSIIITNHHNQAVKSAVVVINDQQHKTDREGKVQFDLKQDATYTIQVFADSYQSIFKTVTAIEQISNSIALDVDNTMLSDIVVHTRDEQKSSNRDIIRAVTVDTKSEILRPSSLNDLMNKTTGIRVRQAGGLGAETNINLNGFQGNAIRFFKDGIPINYMGQGYNLSNVPLDVLDKVEVYKGIIPVHLASDALGGAVNLVSSAIQNNQLRVSTEYGSFNTVRSAVRGHYNLNDNFYIGGEVFYNYSDNNYRINTPDAELAKTHAKVKLFHNRYKHFYSNAYIGANNLSWADKLELGISYYTIDKQLQNSPTSMAVPYGGIQDKQHSIVPTLRYKKKFLNDKISVDQFLSYNVVKSQAIDTLKGRYNWLGEFTPRGFRAEGDMPMDADIDMTFFTSRTLIGYEINTNHQLWLNNTYNYTKRKGVDPYGRVLQDLNQTVIELPTHYKKNVLAVGLTSQWLDNKLETNAILKMYNYSSRGLNTGSNVDLTARDIHSVSDSDFGWALGAKYKIGKQTNLRFSIENARRLPGYTELFGDYIFIASNFNLKPEESLNLNLGIEQEVGNLAYSFNSFFRHTRDIVVLVSGNPPLSIYVNKEKANGYGFEGDVSLKVANHYKFYGNFTWQSIRYGEFDKAADKWLKGNRVPNIPYFFANIGAEAKFDNILRKQDQWTAYMNVNFVREFYIQPIDKSMEPSGFLGLFGSSKGDVKNIVPDQTSVTLGTVYELKDKGVSVGVEVRNLLNQDLYDYFKIQKAGRSIYLKLNYKLN from the coding sequence GTGAGTACGCTGAATAAAGTTACATTATTGATGGCACTAACGATGACTTCCATAGGTTGGAGTCAAGTGAAGAAGAGCATAATAATCACGAATCACCATAATCAAGCAGTGAAGAGTGCTGTGGTAGTTATTAATGATCAACAGCATAAGACAGATAGGGAAGGGAAGGTACAGTTTGACTTAAAACAAGATGCCACCTACACGATTCAAGTTTTTGCAGATAGCTATCAAAGCATTTTTAAGACAGTAACCGCTATTGAGCAGATTAGTAATTCGATAGCCTTAGATGTGGATAACACGATGCTATCTGATATTGTCGTTCACACTAGAGATGAACAGAAGAGTAGTAATCGCGATATTATTCGCGCAGTTACAGTGGATACCAAGAGTGAAATACTACGTCCAAGTTCTCTAAATGACTTGATGAATAAGACAACTGGTATACGTGTCAGACAAGCAGGAGGATTAGGGGCAGAGACGAATATTAATCTAAACGGCTTTCAGGGAAATGCGATACGATTCTTTAAAGATGGCATTCCTATTAACTATATGGGGCAGGGATATAACTTGTCAAATGTACCTCTAGATGTGTTAGATAAAGTGGAAGTGTATAAAGGGATTATTCCTGTGCACTTGGCAAGTGATGCATTAGGAGGAGCGGTTAACTTAGTCTCTTCTGCTATTCAAAACAATCAATTAAGAGTTTCTACCGAGTATGGATCATTTAATACTGTGCGCTCTGCTGTGAGAGGGCATTATAATCTAAATGACAATTTCTATATAGGAGGTGAAGTATTCTATAACTATTCAGATAACAATTATAGGATTAATACACCAGATGCAGAGTTAGCAAAGACTCACGCTAAGGTTAAGCTGTTTCACAATCGCTATAAACACTTCTATAGCAATGCATATATCGGAGCTAATAATCTATCTTGGGCTGATAAGCTAGAGTTGGGAATTAGTTATTATACGATAGATAAACAACTTCAGAATAGCCCTACTTCTATGGCTGTTCCTTATGGAGGTATTCAAGATAAGCAACACAGTATCGTTCCTACACTTCGCTATAAAAAGAAGTTTCTAAATGACAAGATTTCTGTAGATCAATTCCTTTCTTATAACGTTGTTAAATCACAAGCTATAGATACCCTGAAAGGGAGATATAATTGGTTAGGAGAGTTTACTCCTAGAGGATTTAGAGCAGAAGGAGATATGCCGATGGATGCTGATATTGATATGACTTTCTTTACTTCTAGAACATTAATCGGCTATGAGATAAATACCAATCATCAATTGTGGTTAAACAATACTTATAATTATACTAAGCGAAAAGGAGTAGATCCTTATGGAAGAGTTCTTCAAGATTTAAATCAAACAGTGATAGAGTTGCCTACACATTATAAGAAAAATGTATTAGCAGTAGGATTAACGAGTCAGTGGTTGGATAATAAGTTAGAGACTAATGCTATCCTTAAGATGTATAATTATTCAAGTAGAGGACTGAACACAGGGAGTAATGTAGATCTAACAGCTAGAGATATACACAGTGTGTCAGATAGTGATTTTGGGTGGGCATTAGGCGCTAAATATAAAATAGGCAAACAAACTAATCTTCGCTTCTCTATAGAGAATGCTAGAAGATTACCAGGATATACGGAGTTATTTGGTGATTATATATTTATAGCATCAAACTTTAATTTAAAACCAGAAGAAAGTCTAAATCTAAATTTAGGGATAGAGCAAGAGGTGGGAAACTTGGCGTATAGTTTTAATAGTTTTTTCAGACATACACGAGATATAGTTGTTTTAGTTTCAGGTAACCCACCTCTTTCTATTTATGTGAATAAGGAGAAGGCTAATGGCTATGGATTTGAAGGAGATGTAAGTCTAAAGGTAGCTAATCATTACAAGTTTTATGGAAACTTTACCTGGCAGAGTATTCGCTATGGGGAGTTTGATAAAGCTGCTGACAAATGGCTAAAAGGCAATAGAGTGCCTAATATTCCTTACTTCTTCGCAAATATAGGAGCTGAAGCCAAGTTCGATAATATACTGCGCAAACAAGATCAATGGACTGCGTATATGAATGTAAACTTCGTGCGTGAGTTCTATATTCAACCCATAGACAAATCAATGGAACCAAGTGGATTCTTAGGATTATTTGGCAGTAGTAAAGGAGATGTAAAGAACATAGTTCCTGATCAAACATCAGTTACGTTAGGAACAGTGTATGAATTAAAAGATAAAGGAGTGTCTGTAGGTGTTGAGGTTCGAAATCTATTGAATCAAGACTTATATGACTACTTCAAAATACAAAAAGCAGGTAGAAGTATCTATTTAAAACTTAACTATAAACTCAATTAG
- a CDS encoding alpha/beta hydrolase: protein MKKYVFIVLMMVMSMQAQNSFKVRVEVTVDDFAKTEDAIYLTGNFNQWKPKDKRYLMQKVAGTGNQYAVEVENIALGVLEYKFTRGTWQSLESSTKGRLINLHDVMITEDTVLKNEIKAWRDQFKASTAPEDLIVLKNFYMPELNRVRDIRIYLPKDYDSSAKQYPVWYMHDGQDLFDEATSEGRLGPVEWEVDETVAKYGDQYIIVGIDHDYQKNLREKEYSFFPTQRNPIAEGQAYISFIVKTLKPYVDAQYRTVKEAKYTGIAGGSLGGLISLYAGLTYPETFGKIGVFSPSIWQDDHNLDTYINKLSANQLEKIQKQKYYIYGGERENRKKADGNVVRMDEDILRFLEVHQSRLKLNYELNINPRGKHGAWYWQQAFNWMIADLSKIESNNF from the coding sequence ATGAAGAAGTATGTGTTTATTGTTTTAATGATGGTAATGAGTATGCAAGCACAGAATAGTTTTAAAGTAAGGGTAGAGGTCACAGTAGATGACTTCGCTAAGACAGAGGATGCAATTTATCTAACGGGAAATTTCAATCAGTGGAAACCTAAAGATAAGCGCTATCTAATGCAGAAAGTAGCAGGTACTGGGAATCAGTATGCTGTAGAGGTAGAGAACATTGCTCTGGGAGTGTTAGAATACAAATTCACAAGAGGAACTTGGCAGTCTTTAGAGTCTTCTACTAAGGGAAGATTAATCAATCTGCACGATGTGATGATAACAGAAGATACTGTGCTAAAGAATGAAATCAAGGCGTGGAGAGATCAGTTTAAAGCTTCTACTGCTCCTGAGGATTTGATCGTTCTAAAGAACTTCTATATGCCAGAACTCAACAGAGTAAGGGATATACGAATTTATCTACCGAAAGATTATGACTCTAGTGCAAAACAATATCCTGTATGGTATATGCACGATGGACAAGATTTGTTTGACGAGGCAACATCAGAGGGGAGATTAGGACCTGTAGAATGGGAAGTCGATGAGACTGTAGCTAAATATGGTGATCAATATATCATCGTAGGGATAGACCACGATTATCAAAAGAATCTTAGGGAGAAAGAGTATTCATTCTTTCCTACTCAAAGAAACCCGATAGCTGAAGGACAGGCATATATCTCGTTTATCGTAAAGACCTTAAAGCCTTATGTCGATGCACAGTATAGAACTGTAAAAGAGGCTAAGTATACAGGTATAGCAGGAGGATCACTAGGAGGGTTAATCTCATTATATGCAGGATTAACATATCCAGAGACATTTGGCAAGATTGGGGTATTCTCTCCGTCGATATGGCAAGATGACCATAATCTAGATACTTATATAAATAAGTTATCTGCTAATCAACTAGAGAAAATTCAAAAACAAAAGTATTATATCTATGGTGGTGAACGTGAGAATAGAAAGAAAGCAGATGGAAATGTAGTTAGAATGGATGAAGATATCTTGAGATTTTTAGAAGTACACCAGTCTAGATTAAAGTTGAATTATGAGTTAAATATTAATCCAAGAGGAAAGCACGGCGCTTGGTATTGGCAACAGGCTTTTAATTGGATGATAGCAGACTTATCTAAAATAGAAAGTAATAATTTTTAA
- a CDS encoding YncE family protein, which yields MKYIKSLTFMSATVLAAMGTTATAQTIDKNQQVGKGLYEVAYNSVDNGVYVASVLDFKTKEGKIFKLNGNDLSVEKEYSVNGNPVFGIAVNEKSQKIYGTNTITNAVTVLNLKTGETKVIPGTNESGHNREIAIDEKTNTIYASDTQEDGKIWIIDGAKDVLKGYIERIY from the coding sequence ATGAAATACATCAAATCACTAACATTTATGAGTGCTACGGTATTAGCAGCAATGGGAACTACTGCTACAGCACAAACGATAGATAAAAATCAACAAGTAGGAAAGGGACTTTATGAGGTAGCTTATAACAGTGTAGACAATGGAGTTTATGTAGCTTCTGTACTTGATTTTAAAACAAAAGAAGGAAAGATCTTTAAGTTAAATGGAAATGACTTATCTGTAGAGAAAGAGTATAGTGTGAATGGAAACCCTGTGTTTGGTATCGCTGTAAATGAGAAGTCTCAAAAGATCTATGGAACCAATACAATCACAAATGCTGTAACTGTATTAAACCTTAAAACAGGGGAAACTAAAGTAATCCCTGGTACTAATGAAAGTGGACACAATAGAGAAATTGCTATTGATGAAAAGACAAATACTATCTATGCTTCAGATACACAAGAAGACGGTAAGATTTGGATTATTGATGGAGCGAAAGATGTATTGAAAGGATATATTGAAAGGATATATTGA
- a CDS encoding YncE family protein, with product MKGYIDNTGIHTAGLTFDTKTKKLYAVNMGTNEVAIIDPQSKKVIKKFASGGESPINVSIDEAGRRLFVTNSSTGLTVLNADSGELLKVVKFNGGSLGVNYLPKQDKIVLANRVGGKTVIVDGKSYEVVKELETGSHPNTVAVNKNSGIAYVTNKTKKMPVVEGQEAQVDTNGDTVSKVQL from the coding sequence TTGAAAGGATATATTGACAACACAGGAATTCATACAGCTGGTCTGACGTTTGACACAAAGACTAAAAAACTATATGCTGTAAATATGGGAACAAATGAGGTGGCTATTATTGATCCTCAGAGCAAGAAAGTAATCAAGAAGTTCGCTTCAGGTGGTGAAAGTCCTATCAACGTATCAATCGATGAAGCAGGAAGAAGATTATTTGTTACTAATTCGTCAACAGGTCTAACTGTATTAAATGCAGATAGCGGAGAATTACTTAAAGTAGTTAAGTTTAATGGAGGTTCTTTAGGAGTTAACTACTTGCCAAAACAAGATAAAATTGTCTTGGCAAATAGAGTAGGCGGTAAGACTGTTATCGTAGATGGTAAATCTTATGAGGTAGTGAAAGAATTAGAGACAGGAAGTCATCCTAATACTGTAGCTGTAAATAAAAACTCAGGTATTGCTTATGTAACCAATAAGACTAAGAAAATGCCTGTAGTAGAAGGGCAAGAAGCTCAAGTAGATACTAACGGAGATACAGTTAGTAAAGTTCAGTTGTAA
- a CDS encoding glycosyltransferase family 2 protein yields MVKEPLISVIVPIYNVEDYLGECLDSIINQSYENLEIILINDGTPDNSAEICREYAARDNRIVFLEKENGGLSSARNFGLDHATGDYISFIDSDDFIHEDYFKILIEYTEDHELIFCNFSAYYANQPQHEITIEDFNSFESVTFTSTELLKQISTFKRPLVIVAWAKLYKKELWTKLRYPIGKTHEDEYVVHHFIDKAKKIKFIDLPLYYYRQDREGSIMHTQSEKKIRDYYNSCLDREQFFLQKGMKKDAKATYNNGKSYLIRHLLKIKIKNEDNSFKAILKDSKLSIATKLELLFKRLIK; encoded by the coding sequence ATGGTCAAAGAACCTTTAATATCAGTAATAGTTCCAATATATAATGTAGAAGACTATCTAGGAGAATGCCTAGATTCTATTATTAACCAATCTTACGAAAATTTAGAAATCATTCTAATAAATGACGGTACTCCAGATAATTCTGCCGAAATATGTAGGGAGTATGCGGCTAGAGATAATAGAATCGTTTTCTTAGAAAAAGAAAACGGAGGCCTATCTTCGGCTCGCAACTTTGGTCTAGATCACGCTACTGGAGATTATATTTCATTTATTGATTCTGATGACTTTATCCATGAAGATTACTTTAAAATCTTAATTGAGTACACTGAAGATCACGAACTTATATTCTGTAATTTCTCAGCATATTATGCTAATCAACCTCAACATGAAATAACGATAGAAGATTTTAATTCATTTGAATCTGTAACGTTTACTTCTACCGAGTTATTAAAACAAATAAGTACATTTAAAAGGCCTTTAGTTATTGTTGCTTGGGCAAAACTATATAAAAAAGAACTTTGGACTAAGCTAAGATATCCTATCGGCAAAACCCATGAAGATGAGTATGTGGTACATCACTTTATAGATAAGGCAAAGAAGATAAAGTTTATTGATCTGCCTCTTTACTACTACAGACAGGATAGAGAAGGAAGTATTATGCACACTCAGTCTGAAAAGAAAATAAGAGATTACTATAACTCTTGTCTAGATAGAGAACAATTTTTCTTACAAAAAGGAATGAAAAAAGATGCTAAAGCCACCTATAATAACGGCAAAAGCTACCTCATTAGACATCTTCTGAAAATTAAAATAAAAAATGAAGACAATAGCTTTAAGGCTATTCTAAAAGATAGTAAGCTATCTATCGCAACTAAACTAGAGTTGCTCTTCAAAAGACTAATAAAATAA
- a CDS encoding sigma-54-dependent transcriptional regulator — MALQKILVVDDEEKLRKLLSRIIELEGFEVHQAPDLKSATKKLAQVPIDVVLCDVKLPDGNGVAFVEHIKLVHPTVEVILLTAYGNIPDGVQAIKNGAFDYITKGDDNNKILPLLYRALERVAVNRTLAESKVDIEEEITGFDQVIGKSSSFTAAIHLAKRVAPTNATVLLTGETGTGKEVFAQAIHRASTRSKHSFVALNCSAFSKDLLESELFGHKAGSFTNAMKDQKGLFEEAHQGTIFLDEIGEMPIELQAKLLRVLETGEFLKIGDTKPTKVDVRIIAATNRNFEKEINEGHFREDLYYRISVFEINLPALRERIDDIALLAELFRKQFAAEQRSAVQAISTEALEAMKLYPWPGNIRELRNAMERAIILCMHTKLEVGDLPYEVQQKYKPTEDGLSALDLASVEKQHIQKVLQHTNGNKTKTAELLGIALTTLYRKMAEYGIG; from the coding sequence ATGGCACTACAGAAGATCTTAGTGGTAGATGATGAAGAGAAGTTGCGCAAGCTCTTATCGCGTATTATAGAGTTAGAAGGTTTTGAAGTACATCAAGCCCCTGATTTAAAATCAGCGACTAAAAAGTTGGCACAAGTGCCTATCGACGTAGTGTTATGCGACGTCAAGTTACCTGATGGAAATGGAGTAGCCTTCGTAGAACATATTAAATTAGTACATCCTACTGTTGAGGTCATCTTGCTTACAGCTTATGGGAATATTCCTGATGGGGTGCAAGCCATTAAAAATGGAGCTTTTGACTATATCACTAAAGGGGATGACAACAATAAAATACTTCCATTACTATATCGCGCCTTAGAACGCGTGGCAGTAAATCGCACTTTAGCAGAGAGTAAAGTGGACATAGAAGAAGAGATTACAGGCTTTGATCAAGTAATTGGTAAGTCTTCTTCCTTTACGGCAGCTATTCACTTGGCTAAGCGAGTTGCTCCTACTAATGCTACGGTATTATTAACTGGAGAAACAGGAACAGGAAAAGAAGTATTCGCACAGGCTATACACCGTGCAAGTACTAGATCGAAACACAGCTTTGTCGCGCTTAACTGCTCTGCTTTTAGTAAAGACTTATTAGAGAGTGAATTGTTTGGGCATAAAGCTGGTTCGTTTACCAATGCGATGAAAGACCAAAAAGGGCTATTCGAAGAAGCACATCAAGGAACTATATTCTTAGACGAAATAGGAGAAATGCCAATAGAACTTCAGGCTAAGTTACTTCGTGTATTAGAAACAGGTGAGTTCTTAAAAATAGGAGATACCAAACCCACGAAGGTAGATGTGCGTATAATCGCGGCTACTAATCGCAACTTCGAGAAGGAGATAAACGAGGGGCACTTTAGAGAGGACTTGTATTATCGCATCTCTGTATTTGAGATTAACCTACCTGCACTAAGAGAACGCATTGATGATATTGCGTTATTAGCAGAGCTTTTTAGAAAGCAGTTTGCAGCAGAACAACGCAGTGCTGTACAGGCTATCTCTACTGAGGCATTAGAAGCGATGAAGTTATATCCTTGGCCGGGTAATATCAGAGAATTGCGCAATGCTATGGAGCGTGCCATTATCTTGTGTATGCACACCAAGTTAGAGGTAGGAGACTTGCCTTATGAAGTACAACAAAAATACAAACCTACAGAAGACGGTTTATCAGCTCTTGATTTGGCGTCTGTAGAAAAACAACATATTCAAAAAGTACTCCAACATACTAATGGCAATAAGACCAAGACAGCAGAACTGTTAGGTATCGCCTTAACTACGCTGTATCGCAAGATGGCAGAGTATGGGATAGGGTAG
- a CDS encoding SatD family protein, giving the protein MIAVITGDIVNSRSVDPKEWQPQLKSFLETSINNMSKWEVYRGDSFQIETTIEKAFELVLMIKALVKHISNLDVRMSIGIGEQGYTSEKVTESYGQAFINSGEAFEELKDKTLRIKTNDRKFDDYFNPILGLISFIADQWKPATAEAVFYALSNRNMLQKEIAVLMNKDSTTISRALKRAAYEEITDILKLYANKVTLCLT; this is encoded by the coding sequence ATGATAGCAGTTATTACTGGAGATATTGTTAATTCGAGAAGTGTAGATCCCAAGGAATGGCAACCTCAATTGAAGTCTTTTTTGGAGACAAGCATTAATAACATGTCTAAATGGGAAGTATATAGAGGAGATAGTTTTCAGATTGAAACAACGATAGAAAAGGCTTTTGAACTTGTTTTGATGATTAAGGCTCTAGTTAAACACATCAGTAATCTTGATGTGAGAATGAGCATAGGAATAGGTGAGCAAGGTTATACTTCTGAGAAAGTAACAGAGTCTTATGGACAAGCATTCATTAATTCGGGAGAGGCGTTTGAAGAATTAAAGGATAAGACTCTGCGTATAAAAACGAATGACAGAAAGTTTGACGATTATTTTAACCCTATCTTAGGGTTGATTAGTTTTATAGCTGATCAATGGAAACCTGCAACAGCAGAAGCAGTCTTCTATGCACTAAGCAATAGAAATATGTTGCAGAAAGAAATAGCTGTATTGATGAATAAAGACAGTACTACTATTAGTAGAGCATTAAAACGAGCTGCTTATGAAGAGATAACGGATATTCTAAAATTATATGCTAATAAAGTAACATTATGCTTGACTTAA
- a CDS encoding DUF3307 domain-containing protein — MLDLIIKVVFAHLIGDFVLQTNKMVADIKHKGIKSPALLTHTAIHFITLLVITGFEQKYIIGVWILSMLHLVIDIFTKIYLSKKLNSIKVLLIDQGLHAISIALFVYYYYPFEVNWTIIMGKNALALYSAIVLLVYASPIIIKKLIELLNFTVPSNGLANAGKYIGILERLFIFLFVVLQRWEGIGFLLAAKSIFRFGDLKANKEVKLTEYILIGTLMSFGLGIAIALLYSFVISL, encoded by the coding sequence ATGCTTGACTTAATCATCAAAGTAGTATTTGCTCATTTAATAGGAGATTTTGTACTGCAAACAAATAAAATGGTAGCGGACATTAAGCATAAGGGGATTAAGTCTCCAGCTTTACTTACGCATACTGCTATTCATTTTATCACTCTATTAGTTATTACAGGATTTGAACAGAAGTATATCATAGGAGTGTGGATATTATCTATGTTACATTTAGTGATTGATATCTTTACTAAGATTTACTTGTCAAAAAAACTAAACTCAATTAAGGTACTACTTATTGATCAAGGACTACACGCTATTAGTATTGCTTTGTTTGTGTACTATTATTATCCTTTTGAGGTAAATTGGACCATAATAATGGGTAAAAATGCTTTAGCACTCTATAGCGCAATAGTATTACTAGTATATGCATCTCCGATTATTATTAAGAAACTGATAGAGCTTCTAAATTTTACTGTACCTAGTAATGGATTAGCTAATGCAGGAAAGTATATCGGTATCTTAGAACGCTTGTTTATATTCTTATTTGTGGTATTGCAACGTTGGGAGGGAATAGGTTTTCTATTAGCTGCTAAGTCTATCTTTAGATTCGGAGACTTGAAAGCAAATAAAGAAGTCAAACTGACAGAGTATATTTTGATTGGAACCCTTATGAGTTTTGGATTGGGAATTGCGATAGCGTTACTGTATAGTTTTGTTATTTCACTTTAG
- the kdpF gene encoding K(+)-transporting ATPase subunit F: MILLLIIALAVFAYLCYVLLKPEKF, from the coding sequence ATGATTCTATTATTAATTATTGCTTTGGCAGTATTTGCCTATCTGTGTTATGTCTTACTTAAACCAGAAAAATTCTAA
- the kdpA gene encoding potassium-transporting ATPase subunit KdpA — translation MNTEMIGIIVTFLVAVGISIPLGKYIAKVYAGKPTFLDGIMSPLENLFYKSSKIKPEEGMNWKQHLVALLTINAVWFVMGFILLMTQGSLPLNPDNNPSMPADLAFNTIISFLVNCNLQHYAGETGVTYLTQMWLMFLQFVSAATGMAAAVTVFEAFKHKTTTLLGNFYVYFVKSITRILLPLSVIVAAILIFQGTPMTFEGKDTITTIEGQQVEVSRGPAAPFIAIKHLGTNGGGFFGTNSAHPFENPTYLTNMTQMIAQLIIPLAMIFAFGYYIERKRFSWMMFGVMTVGFLCLAVPNVLMEAGGNPNITAMGIDNSIGSMEGKEVRIGATASGFWSIVTTVISTGSVNSMHDSSMPLSGMNELLAMMINSFYGGVGVGILNFFVFIVLAVFISGLMVGRTPELFGKKIEAKEMKIAMVIALIHPMLILSSTALAAAFPDLTRETLNNPSFHGFSEILYEYTSSAANNGSGFEGLGDNTPWWNFSTGIILLLGRFLPIIGPVALAGCLAQKRYVPESAGTLATDTSTFGLIVLTVILIVAALAFFPVLTLGPIADYFTIISL, via the coding sequence ATGAATACAGAAATGATCGGAATCATTGTCACTTTCTTAGTGGCAGTCGGGATTTCAATTCCCTTAGGGAAATATATAGCAAAGGTATACGCAGGTAAACCTACCTTCTTAGACGGCATCATGTCGCCTTTAGAGAATCTGTTTTACAAAAGCAGTAAGATTAAGCCTGAGGAAGGAATGAACTGGAAGCAGCACTTAGTAGCCTTACTAACAATAAATGCTGTATGGTTTGTAATGGGATTTATCTTATTAATGACACAAGGCTCGTTACCCCTTAATCCAGATAACAATCCAAGTATGCCTGCTGACTTAGCGTTTAATACGATAATATCTTTCTTAGTCAACTGTAATTTACAACACTATGCAGGAGAAACAGGAGTAACTTACTTGACACAAATGTGGTTGATGTTCTTACAATTTGTAAGTGCAGCAACAGGAATGGCCGCTGCAGTAACAGTGTTCGAAGCATTTAAACACAAAACAACAACACTGTTAGGGAACTTCTATGTGTACTTTGTGAAGTCGATTACTCGTATTCTATTACCTCTAAGTGTTATCGTGGCTGCTATCTTGATTTTTCAAGGTACACCAATGACTTTTGAAGGAAAAGATACCATTACAACAATAGAAGGACAGCAAGTAGAGGTTTCGCGTGGACCAGCGGCTCCTTTTATCGCCATTAAACACTTGGGAACTAATGGTGGTGGATTCTTTGGAACCAACTCCGCGCACCCTTTTGAGAACCCTACTTACTTGACTAATATGACTCAGATGATCGCTCAGTTGATTATTCCATTGGCGATGATCTTTGCTTTTGGGTACTATATCGAACGCAAGCGATTCTCATGGATGATGTTTGGGGTAATGACAGTAGGTTTCTTATGTCTAGCGGTACCAAACGTACTAATGGAAGCAGGAGGAAATCCTAATATTACGGCGATGGGTATAGATAACTCTATCGGGTCTATGGAAGGGAAAGAAGTGCGTATAGGCGCTACTGCTTCAGGATTCTGGAGTATAGTTACAACTGTTATTTCTACTGGTTCGGTCAACTCTATGCACGATAGTTCTATGCCGTTATCGGGAATGAATGAACTACTGGCAATGATGATTAACAGTTTCTACGGCGGTGTAGGAGTGGGTATCTTAAACTTCTTTGTATTCATTGTATTAGCAGTGTTTATCAGTGGTCTGATGGTAGGTAGAACACCTGAGTTATTTGGTAAGAAGATAGAAGCAAAGGAAATGAAGATAGCGATGGTGATAGCGTTAATTCACCCAATGCTTATCTTGAGTAGTACAGCACTAGCGGCAGCCTTTCCTGATTTGACAAGAGAGACTTTAAACAACCCTTCGTTCCACGGATTTAGTGAAATACTGTATGAGTACACTTCTTCTGCAGCCAATAATGGTAGTGGATTTGAGGGACTGGGAGATAATACACCTTGGTGGAACTTCTCGACAGGTATCATATTATTACTTGGACGTTTCTTACCTATCATCGGGCCTGTAGCATTAGCAGGATGTTTAGCACAGAAACGCTATGTGCCTGAGAGCGCAGGTACACTGGCAACAGATACTTCAACATTCGGATTGATTGTGCTTACCGTGATCTTAATCGTAGCGGCATTAGCTTTCTTCCCAGTATTGACTTTAGGACCAATTGCTGATTATTTTACAATAATAAGTTTATAG